A stretch of the Aminipila terrae genome encodes the following:
- the rnr gene encoding ribonuclease R, protein MKIKAYISKLWYTELMSKKIFDKKKREDTKPEFMKVDKRKKVSHANIETIKGILSKHKKGFGFVTPEVNEEENPVDEKERQDIFIAGKNLNGAMNGDYVLVALLPKDRDSKSREGIIDKIITHGVKEIVGTFEKNKRFGFVVPDDKHFYNEDVFVKKSDWKNAETGDKVVVQIIKYPEEGNSAEGKITEVISRFGEAGGDIKALIRQYNLFQTFPSRVNAEAKAVSKVKEQKDAEFEPITDEERKGRVDLRNKTIITIDGADAKDLDDAISIEKLENGNYLLGVHIADVSHYVTEDGAMDKEALKRGTSVYLVDQVIPMLPKALSNGICSLNPDVDRLTLSVSMEIDSTGEVVSHDIFKSIIHSAHRMVYDDVSDMLEKNAVDLISKYDDIYKDILTMKSLADILHKKRDLRGSLDFDFDEAYITLDDAGIPVTVETAERRIANRIIEEFMLIANETVAEHFFWMEAPFVYRVHEKPATDRIDEFKSFVRGFGIVMKGNTENIHPRVLSDLLKEVKGQSYENVVNTVMLRSMKKAFYDVSCDGHFGLGVKYYCHFTSPIRRYPDLIIHRIIKEIIDGGISDKRNKQLRKKTETASELSSKAERHAQELEREVEKLKKTEYMSYHIGECFEGVISGITNYGFYVELPNTIEGLVRVESLNDDYYDFEQTKYRFIGQRTNKIYTLGDKVRIRVSRANVDDREIDFVIEEE, encoded by the coding sequence ATGAAAATAAAGGCATATATTTCTAAATTGTGGTATACTGAACTTATGAGTAAAAAGATATTTGATAAAAAGAAAAGAGAAGATACGAAACCGGAATTTATGAAGGTGGATAAACGAAAAAAAGTGTCTCATGCAAATATAGAGACCATTAAGGGTATATTGTCAAAACACAAAAAGGGCTTTGGATTTGTCACTCCTGAAGTCAATGAAGAAGAAAATCCTGTGGATGAAAAAGAAAGGCAGGATATATTCATTGCAGGTAAAAATTTAAATGGAGCTATGAATGGTGATTATGTTTTAGTGGCATTATTACCAAAAGACAGAGATAGCAAATCACGAGAAGGTATTATTGACAAAATAATCACCCATGGAGTAAAAGAAATAGTAGGAACTTTTGAAAAAAATAAGAGATTCGGCTTTGTGGTACCAGATGATAAACATTTTTATAATGAGGATGTTTTTGTAAAGAAAAGCGACTGGAAAAATGCTGAAACTGGAGATAAAGTTGTTGTACAGATCATTAAGTATCCAGAAGAAGGAAACAGTGCAGAAGGAAAAATCACTGAAGTAATCAGCAGATTTGGAGAAGCCGGCGGGGATATAAAAGCACTGATAAGACAGTACAATTTATTTCAGACTTTCCCAAGCAGAGTAAATGCAGAAGCAAAAGCTGTTTCTAAGGTAAAAGAACAAAAAGATGCAGAATTTGAGCCTATAACTGATGAAGAACGGAAGGGAAGAGTTGATCTTAGAAATAAAACAATAATAACCATAGATGGTGCTGATGCCAAAGATTTAGATGATGCTATATCAATAGAAAAGCTGGAAAATGGAAATTATCTACTAGGGGTGCATATTGCGGATGTCAGTCATTATGTAACAGAAGATGGAGCCATGGATAAAGAAGCTTTAAAGAGGGGCACCAGCGTATATCTTGTAGATCAGGTTATTCCGATGCTGCCAAAAGCCCTCTCAAATGGAATATGCAGTCTTAATCCTGATGTGGACAGACTGACGCTTTCAGTTTCCATGGAAATTGATTCTACTGGGGAAGTGGTTAGTCACGATATTTTTAAAAGTATCATTCATTCTGCACATCGCATGGTTTATGATGATGTATCAGATATGCTTGAAAAAAATGCTGTTGATCTGATTTCCAAATATGATGATATCTATAAAGACATTTTAACCATGAAATCACTTGCTGATATATTGCATAAAAAAAGAGATTTAAGAGGTAGTCTGGATTTTGATTTTGACGAAGCGTATATTACATTAGATGATGCTGGTATCCCGGTTACTGTGGAAACTGCAGAGAGACGTATTGCAAACCGCATCATAGAGGAATTCATGCTGATTGCCAATGAGACAGTAGCAGAACATTTTTTCTGGATGGAGGCACCTTTTGTTTATCGTGTACACGAAAAGCCTGCCACGGACAGAATAGATGAATTTAAAAGTTTTGTCAGAGGATTTGGCATTGTGATGAAAGGTAATACGGAAAATATTCATCCAAGAGTACTCAGCGATTTGCTTAAAGAAGTAAAAGGTCAGTCTTACGAGAATGTAGTAAATACTGTTATGCTTAGATCAATGAAAAAAGCCTTTTATGATGTTTCTTGTGATGGACATTTTGGATTAGGAGTAAAGTATTATTGTCATTTTACTTCTCCAATCAGAAGATATCCGGATTTAATTATACACAGGATAATTAAAGAAATAATTGATGGCGGTATCAGTGACAAGAGAAATAAGCAACTTCGAAAGAAAACGGAAACTGCTTCAGAACTTTCTTCCAAAGCGGAAAGGCATGCTCAGGAATTAGAACGTGAAGTTGAAAAACTGAAAAAGACCGAGTATATGTCTTATCATATTGGAGAATGTTTTGAAGGTGTTATAAGTGGAATTACTAATTATGGATTTTATGTTGAACTGCCTAATACAATAGAAGGTCTGGTAAGGGTGGAAAGCTTAAACGATGACTATTATGATTTTGAACAGACAAAATATAGATTTATAGGGCAGCGTACCAATAAGATCTACACTCTTGGAGATAAAGTCAGAATACGTGTATCAAGGGCCAACGTAGACGACAGGGAAATTGATTTTGTAATCGAAGAAGAATAA
- a CDS encoding YifB family Mg chelatase-like AAA ATPase yields MLMTGPPGVGKSMIAKRIPTVMPRMTYEECLEVTKIYSIGGRLSKNLPLVTERPFRAPHHTISGAALVGGGNKPMPGELSLAHLGVLFLDEFPEFNKKVLEMLRQPLEDKMVTIDRVGGKFSFPCQVMLIAASNPCPCGYLGSQFHECCCSQTQINHYKNKISGPLMDRIDLNIQVLPVDYKYLSQREKINSISSLEMRAKVESARKKQLDRYDTQSVLFNSQLTPSLIKQYCKLNKEGEKLMKSAFKALSLSARAYSRVIKIARTIADLEDSENIEAIHLAEALSYRMTDGNTKEIGE; encoded by the coding sequence ATGCTGATGACGGGACCGCCGGGGGTTGGCAAGTCCATGATAGCTAAAAGAATCCCTACAGTAATGCCCCGGATGACATATGAAGAATGTCTGGAGGTTACTAAAATTTACAGTATTGGAGGAAGACTATCGAAAAACTTACCTCTTGTAACGGAAAGGCCATTCCGTGCGCCACACCATACTATTTCAGGAGCAGCACTGGTTGGCGGGGGAAATAAGCCCATGCCAGGAGAATTATCTCTGGCACATCTGGGAGTACTGTTTTTGGACGAATTTCCTGAATTTAATAAAAAAGTGCTGGAGATGCTCAGGCAGCCTTTAGAGGATAAAATGGTAACCATAGACAGAGTAGGAGGAAAATTCAGTTTCCCTTGTCAGGTGATGCTTATAGCAGCCAGTAATCCCTGTCCATGTGGTTATTTGGGGAGTCAGTTTCATGAATGCTGCTGTTCACAGACACAAATTAATCATTACAAAAACAAAATTTCAGGACCGTTGATGGATCGGATTGATTTAAACATACAAGTTTTACCCGTAGATTATAAATATTTATCCCAAAGAGAGAAAATTAATTCTATAAGCTCTCTGGAAATGAGGGCAAAGGTAGAAAGTGCCAGAAAGAAGCAGCTTGACAGATATGATACACAATCTGTTTTATTTAATTCACAGCTTACCCCTTCTTTAATTAAGCAATATTGTAAATTAAATAAGGAGGGTGAAAAACTTATGAAATCTGCATTTAAAGCCTTATCTTTAAGTGCAAGGGCTTACAGCAGGGTAATAAAAATAGCACGTACTATTGCAGATTTGGAAGACAGTGAAAATATAGAAGCGATACATTTGGCAGAGGCTTTAAGTTACAGAATGACAGATGGGAATACTAAGGAAATTGGTGAATAA
- a CDS encoding MBL fold metallo-hydrolase yields MRIKRIVGGNLESNGYIIFQKNGGNCFVIDPGYNADKFVKQIKEEKLKLTGILLTHHHYDHTGAVERLRELKECPVYMHWGDLDMYKSKVDVTMEHGMTLDLDGEEIIVLHTPGHTEGSVCFYSVKSRLAFTGDTVFNTDLGRTDLKDGSDYKMENSIKEIINKWENDITIYPGHGDSCNMKFIRRYNREFLDIIG; encoded by the coding sequence ATGAGAATTAAAAGAATTGTAGGGGGCAATTTAGAAAGTAATGGTTACATCATTTTTCAAAAAAATGGTGGAAATTGCTTTGTCATTGATCCGGGATACAATGCTGATAAATTTGTAAAGCAGATAAAAGAAGAAAAATTAAAGCTTACAGGAATCCTGTTAACACATCATCATTATGACCATACCGGGGCAGTAGAACGGTTAAGGGAATTGAAGGAGTGTCCTGTATATATGCATTGGGGTGATTTGGATATGTATAAGTCCAAAGTGGATGTTACCATGGAACATGGAATGACACTTGATCTGGATGGAGAAGAAATAATAGTTTTGCATACACCAGGCCATACAGAGGGCAGCGTTTGTTTTTATTCGGTAAAAAGCAGACTGGCATTTACCGGGGATACTGTATTTAATACGGATTTAGGAAGAACTGATTTAAAGGACGGTTCAGATTATAAAATGGAAAATTCCATAAAAGAGATTATTAATAAATGGGAAAATGATATAACTATATATCCAGGACATGGGGACTCCTGTAATATGAAGTTTATAAGAAGATATAACCGGGAATTTTTAGATATTATTGGGTGA
- the dprA gene encoding DNA-processing protein DprA — MNIIKCVKKVMLNSKEYPGMLKYIKDPPEQLYYIGNLALASLPAVAVVGSRKASSYGHWAANEIGKRLGDNDIVVVSGMAAGIDSISHKGALSVNGKTIAVLGCGIDICFPAFNRTLRDRIAEEGLLLSEYPPGYPGSRFTFPQRNRIISGLCLATVVVEAGLNSGSLITAERAAEQGRTVFSVPGNINSFYSIGTNKLIQDGAYPLAVIDDIFDIIGINKKDTANIIKQLGKDEQKVLKIVNQSGEVTADYICRETNMKISEVNAIVTILEMKGIVYSALGKIFIAN; from the coding sequence ATGAATATTATAAAATGTGTGAAGAAAGTTATGTTAAACTCTAAAGAGTATCCTGGTATGTTAAAGTATATAAAGGACCCGCCTGAACAGCTTTACTATATCGGCAACCTTGCGCTGGCTTCCCTGCCGGCAGTAGCAGTAGTTGGTTCAAGAAAGGCTTCCTCCTATGGACACTGGGCAGCAAATGAAATTGGAAAACGCCTGGGGGATAATGATATAGTAGTGGTAAGCGGAATGGCTGCAGGAATCGATTCTATAAGCCATAAAGGGGCACTTTCCGTTAATGGAAAAACCATTGCAGTGCTGGGGTGTGGAATTGATATCTGTTTCCCTGCGTTTAACCGGACATTAAGGGACAGAATAGCAGAAGAAGGCCTTTTATTATCTGAATATCCGCCAGGATATCCTGGAAGCAGGTTTACTTTTCCCCAACGAAACCGAATTATAAGCGGATTGTGTCTGGCAACTGTAGTGGTAGAAGCCGGATTGAACAGTGGATCACTTATCACGGCAGAAAGAGCGGCGGAACAGGGCAGAACGGTTTTTTCTGTACCGGGAAATATTAATAGTTTCTATTCCATCGGAACAAATAAATTAATTCAGGATGGAGCATATCCTTTGGCGGTGATTGACGATATATTTGATATTATAGGAATAAATAAAAAAGATACAGCGAATATTATAAAACAGCTTGGAAAAGATGAACAAAAGGTTCTGAAAATAGTTAATCAGTCAGGAGAAGTCACAGCTGATTACATCTGTAGAGAGACGAATATGAAGATTTCAGAAGTAAATGCAATCGTTACAATTCTGGAGATGAAAGGGATCGTTTATTCGGCACTGGGCAAAATTTTTATTGCAAACTGA
- the trkA gene encoding Trk system potassium transporter TrkA, with the protein MKIAIAGAGKLGLKIAESLLVGNHSITIIDKNEEVTRKLNSHMDILTVTANAKQISILQELNIQTYDYFLAATDRDEKNIVIASFAKKLGCPKVIARVRDPEHMNQLDFIKETMEIDYIVNPDLAITVEIYKYLVEKYTLSNGIFSSGKVSLLEFPVKKMPDIIGTSMADIGKIFPGMLMVGISRSGKVIVPHGDTTIQKGDGLYIIGERQPIQKLASKVHEKGKYTNLQKVMILGGGKTGLYLAKKLSDFGISVKIIERDKSRCHYLSTHLADVMILHGDATDINLLEEENLNDMDAVVTATGFDEENLLLALMAKQHNIEDVIAKVSRESYVSLIEKMGIDMALNPLNITSASILRFIQGSKRVLSSQLIQGQAEIMEIIAVKQMALIGIPIKNLKLPEGVIIAAIHRGMQVIIPTGETKIQEDDKVIILCLLSELPDLEKLLSNNKIGFLSRR; encoded by the coding sequence ATGAAAATAGCTATAGCTGGTGCAGGAAAACTAGGCTTAAAAATTGCCGAATCCTTACTGGTGGGAAACCATTCTATAACAATTATTGATAAAAATGAAGAAGTGACACGTAAATTAAATAGTCATATGGACATATTAACCGTTACTGCCAATGCCAAACAAATCAGCATTCTACAGGAATTAAATATTCAGACCTATGATTATTTTCTTGCTGCAACAGATCGGGACGAAAAGAATATAGTAATAGCAAGCTTTGCAAAAAAACTGGGCTGCCCAAAGGTAATAGCAAGAGTAAGAGATCCAGAGCATATGAATCAATTAGATTTTATCAAAGAAACTATGGAAATTGATTACATAGTAAACCCGGATCTAGCAATTACAGTGGAAATATATAAATATCTTGTAGAGAAATACACACTTAGCAATGGTATATTCTCAAGTGGCAAAGTTTCACTTCTTGAATTCCCTGTAAAAAAAATGCCTGATATTATTGGCACTTCCATGGCTGACATTGGAAAAATATTTCCGGGGATGCTCATGGTGGGTATATCCAGAAGCGGCAAGGTTATTGTCCCTCACGGAGATACAACCATTCAAAAAGGCGATGGTTTATATATTATAGGAGAAAGACAGCCTATCCAGAAACTGGCTTCTAAAGTACATGAAAAAGGCAAATACACTAACCTGCAAAAAGTTATGATTCTCGGCGGAGGCAAAACAGGACTTTATCTTGCGAAAAAGCTTTCTGATTTTGGTATCAGTGTTAAAATTATTGAGCGTGACAAATCCCGATGTCATTATCTGTCCACCCATTTGGCTGATGTTATGATATTACATGGGGATGCAACAGATATTAATCTTCTGGAAGAGGAAAATCTTAACGATATGGATGCAGTAGTTACAGCAACTGGGTTCGATGAAGAAAACCTTCTCCTGGCTCTTATGGCAAAACAACACAATATTGAAGATGTAATAGCCAAAGTAAGCAGGGAAAGTTATGTAAGTCTGATTGAAAAAATGGGTATTGATATGGCCTTGAATCCACTCAATATAACTTCTGCAAGTATTCTCAGATTTATTCAGGGTTCTAAACGTGTGCTTTCATCGCAGCTTATACAGGGGCAGGCAGAAATCATGGAAATTATCGCGGTTAAACAGATGGCCCTTATTGGCATTCCCATCAAAAACCTGAAACTTCCTGAAGGTGTAATCATTGCAGCCATTCATCGTGGAATGCAGGTTATTATTCCTACAGGGGAAACAAAAATCCAGGAAGATGACAAAGTTATCATTCTTTGTCTTTTATCTGAACTGCCAGATTTGGAGAAGCTATTAAGCAATAATAAAATAGGATTTTTAAGCAGGAGATAA
- a CDS encoding CBS domain-containing protein, with translation MLVKDIMTSCVSCVKPDSTVSQVAKQMKQENIGSIPVCNDSGRVLGIITDRDIVLRSVAEGDNSLKAQDIMSQNITCATPSMNAHDAALLFSNHQIRRLPVISNDRLVGILSLGDIAQKNILVDEAGDALSAISKPNGLR, from the coding sequence ATGTTAGTAAAAGACATTATGACCTCATGTGTCAGTTGTGTGAAACCTGACAGCACCGTTTCACAAGTGGCTAAACAAATGAAACAGGAAAACATTGGCTCTATTCCCGTTTGTAATGATTCAGGACGTGTATTGGGAATCATTACAGATAGGGATATCGTCCTTCGTTCCGTTGCAGAAGGAGATAACAGCTTAAAAGCCCAGGATATTATGTCACAGAATATTACTTGTGCAACACCTAGTATGAACGCCCATGATGCTGCACTTCTGTTCTCGAACCATCAGATTAGACGCTTACCTGTAATTTCTAATGACAGACTGGTTGGTATTCTTTCCCTTGGGGACATAGCTCAAAAAAATATTCTGGTAGATGAAGCAGGTGACGCCCTTTCTGCCATATCAAAACCAAACGGCCTGAGATAA
- a CDS encoding TrkH family potassium uptake protein yields MVLPLIVSAIYNEKDIVISFISTIVPVSIIGFVLYYKVVPVQTALTVRDGFLTVSVCWILASFISAMPFVLSGSIPNIFDAFFECSSGLTTTGATALKDIESLSKGILFWRAFTHWIGGMGILVFAVALLPSLGIGANTLAATEAPGPTMDKITPKISDSAKNLYTIYTILTLLEIILLMLAGMDLFDASTHTFGSVGTGGFSNYNNSIAHFNSVPIEMIITVFMILAGVNFNLYFYTFKNKRGIRKLLVDEEFRLYIIIITVITILISLNLWLSHTYENLGQSLRFSVFQTASILTTTGFVSADYDFWPTFSKMLIFTLMLIGACSSSTAGGVKVIRFLVVLKLIKRSIQVRLHPNAIISIKINDKKLSIDTVSEIANFIFLHILVVSVSTLLVSLDGYDIITNLSAVLTCIGNIGPGFSLVGPSMNFSIFSDPVKFLLSFVMLAGRLELYAFIVLLMPRFWQQNK; encoded by the coding sequence ATGGTATTGCCCCTTATTGTTTCTGCCATTTATAACGAAAAAGACATTGTTATATCTTTTATAAGCACTATCGTGCCGGTATCCATCATAGGATTTGTTCTTTACTACAAAGTGGTTCCAGTTCAGACAGCCCTTACAGTGCGTGACGGGTTCTTAACTGTATCTGTTTGCTGGATACTTGCCTCATTTATAAGTGCAATGCCTTTTGTATTATCAGGATCTATTCCTAATATTTTTGATGCATTTTTTGAATGTTCTTCTGGTTTAACAACTACTGGGGCTACAGCTTTAAAGGATATCGAAAGTTTATCAAAAGGTATCCTGTTCTGGCGCGCATTCACTCACTGGATTGGTGGAATGGGAATCTTAGTTTTTGCTGTTGCTCTTCTTCCCTCCTTGGGAATCGGTGCTAATACCCTTGCTGCAACAGAAGCTCCAGGCCCTACCATGGACAAAATAACACCTAAGATTTCTGATTCTGCAAAAAATCTTTATACCATTTATACTATACTTACACTTTTAGAAATTATCCTTTTAATGCTGGCTGGAATGGATTTATTTGATGCATCCACTCATACCTTTGGTTCTGTTGGTACGGGAGGTTTTTCTAATTATAACAATAGTATAGCCCATTTTAACAGTGTTCCTATAGAAATGATTATAACAGTATTTATGATCCTTGCAGGTGTGAACTTTAACCTTTATTTCTATACTTTTAAAAATAAAAGAGGAATCAGGAAACTTCTGGTAGACGAAGAATTCAGATTATACATAATCATTATAACAGTTATTACAATTTTAATAAGCCTCAATCTATGGTTATCCCATACTTATGAAAACTTGGGACAGTCTCTGAGATTTTCAGTATTTCAGACGGCATCTATATTGACAACTACTGGATTTGTATCAGCTGATTACGATTTCTGGCCCACTTTCAGCAAAATGCTGATATTTACATTAATGCTTATAGGTGCCTGCTCTTCTTCCACTGCTGGAGGCGTAAAAGTTATACGATTTCTTGTAGTCTTAAAACTTATTAAAAGAAGTATTCAGGTTAGATTACATCCAAATGCAATTATCTCAATAAAAATCAACGATAAAAAATTAAGTATTGACACTGTTTCAGAAATTGCAAATTTTATATTTCTTCATATATTAGTGGTATCTGTTTCTACACTTTTAGTCAGTCTGGATGGCTATGATATCATAACGAATTTAAGTGCAGTTCTAACCTGTATTGGCAATATCGGGCCTGGATTCAGTCTGGTGGGTCCTTCCATGAATTTTAGCATTTTTTCTGACCCGGTTAAGTTTCTGTTATCTTTTGTAATGCTTGCCGGCCGGCTGGAACTTTATGCTTTTATTGTACTTTTAATGCCTCGGTTTTGGCAACAGAATAAATAG
- a CDS encoding magnesium chelatase domain-containing protein: MLSKVFTGALRGLEANLVSVETDLLPGLPSLTMVGLPDITVREAKERIRSAIINSGYQFPAKRITVNLSPANTKKEGSHFDLPIAIGLLASVGQIPGNAVKEYAFMGELSLAGNINRVDGALPLIIGIQACGINKIVLPRQNVEEAALVKGVELYTAGNLSELIKHFDGEEPIKPYRVKNKILYDLPNYSLDYSEVVGQESVKRAVTICCAGDMEC; this comes from the coding sequence ATGCTGTCAAAAGTATTTACAGGTGCGCTTCGTGGGCTGGAAGCAAATCTGGTTTCAGTAGAAACCGACTTGCTGCCAGGGCTTCCATCCCTTACAATGGTTGGACTGCCGGACATTACAGTGCGGGAGGCCAAAGAAAGAATAAGAAGCGCAATTATTAATTCAGGATATCAGTTCCCAGCAAAAAGAATTACGGTGAATTTATCACCGGCTAATACAAAAAAAGAAGGAAGCCATTTTGATCTGCCTATTGCCATAGGGCTCTTGGCTTCAGTTGGCCAAATACCTGGAAATGCAGTTAAAGAATATGCTTTTATGGGAGAATTATCTTTAGCGGGTAACATAAACAGAGTAGATGGCGCACTGCCATTAATTATAGGCATTCAGGCATGTGGCATTAACAAAATTGTTTTGCCAAGGCAAAATGTGGAAGAAGCTGCTCTTGTAAAAGGGGTAGAGTTATATACTGCAGGAAACCTCAGCGAACTAATTAAACACTTTGACGGAGAAGAACCCATTAAGCCTTACAGAGTAAAGAACAAGATACTATATGACCTGCCAAATTATTCTTTAGATTATTCAGAAGTTGTAGGACAGGAATCCGTAAAAAGAGCGGTAACTATCTGCTGTGCAGGGGACATGGAATGCTGA
- a CDS encoding TrkH family potassium uptake protein, whose protein sequence is MSFNYRIIFKSVSIIPVILGISMFIPMFTAYYYNEWQELKIFSILAAIMIIIPFLLFHYLRRSSGIIRMRDGYLTVALCGITACLLGALPYLASGQTTSIIDSLFESISSLTTTGATLFNLDTIPKSLLMWKGVCNWLGGIGILILCISVLPALGIEGKTLAQAEVPGQILGKITNRTSDSAKYLYVVYITFTVAEFILLSLGPMNIFDSIINTMASVSTSGLGSINHAFSHYNSFYNDTVIGTFSLLASVNFTLYFLIIHGNWKAIISNIELRAFLVIIFLSSLFVILNLYLTNTYGLSEAIRYGIFQVISISTTSGFSIEGHGGWPSFSLVLLTVLMLIGSCSFSTGGGIKVIRFLVLCKLVARGFTRRIHPRSVVAVKVGGRPISALRVSYITVFIMVYFILIIIGSILLSLQNLDLITTLSSSLAMISNVGIGFGDVAAGNFSIYCRPLRLVLCFLMIAGRLELFTVITLFMPSFWNPSKFKNY, encoded by the coding sequence ATGTCATTTAATTATCGTATTATATTTAAATCAGTCAGTATTATACCCGTTATTTTAGGTATTTCTATGTTTATACCTATGTTTACTGCTTACTATTATAACGAATGGCAGGAACTTAAAATTTTTTCAATACTAGCAGCAATTATGATAATTATTCCGTTCTTATTGTTTCATTACCTGAGAAGATCATCAGGGATAATAAGAATGCGTGATGGTTACCTTACGGTTGCTCTTTGCGGCATAACTGCCTGCCTGCTGGGTGCCCTGCCTTATTTGGCATCCGGTCAGACTACATCCATAATAGATTCTCTTTTCGAATCTATATCTTCTTTAACCACTACCGGTGCAACTCTTTTTAATCTGGACACCATACCAAAGAGTCTGCTTATGTGGAAAGGGGTTTGTAACTGGTTGGGAGGCATTGGAATCCTGATATTATGTATATCGGTTCTTCCTGCATTAGGAATTGAAGGAAAAACATTAGCCCAGGCTGAAGTGCCAGGACAAATTTTAGGCAAGATAACAAATCGTACTTCAGATTCAGCAAAATATCTGTATGTGGTATATATTACATTTACAGTAGCAGAATTTATCCTTCTGTCACTGGGGCCCATGAATATTTTTGATTCTATCATAAACACTATGGCAAGCGTAAGCACAAGCGGACTGGGTAGCATAAACCATGCTTTTTCACATTATAATAGTTTCTATAATGATACGGTTATAGGCACATTCTCACTGCTTGCTTCTGTGAACTTTACATTATATTTTCTGATTATTCATGGAAACTGGAAGGCAATTATATCAAATATTGAACTGAGAGCCTTTTTGGTTATTATTTTTTTAAGTTCTTTGTTTGTTATTTTAAATTTATACTTAACAAATACATATGGACTTTCAGAGGCCATAAGATATGGAATTTTTCAAGTGATATCTATATCCACCACCTCTGGATTTTCAATAGAGGGGCATGGTGGCTGGCCATCATTCAGCCTGGTTCTTCTCACCGTACTGATGCTTATTGGCAGTTGCTCTTTTTCTACTGGAGGTGGAATTAAAGTAATAAGATTTCTTGTTTTGTGCAAACTAGTTGCAAGAGGATTTACCAGACGAATCCACCCACGTTCTGTGGTTGCTGTAAAAGTAGGAGGTCGCCCTATTTCAGCTTTAAGAGTATCCTATATTACTGTATTTATCATGGTATATTTTATACTTATAATCATAGGAAGTATCCTCCTGTCCCTGCAGAATCTTGATTTAATCACAACATTGTCTTCGTCCTTAGCTATGATTTCAAATGTTGGAATTGGGTTTGGTGATGTTGCAGCAGGGAACTTCAGTATTTACTGCAGGCCTTTACGTCTGGTATTATGTTTCCTTATGATTGCAGGAAGATTGGAATTGTTTACAGTTATAACCCTGTTTATGCCGTCTTTCTGGAATCCTTCTAAATTTAAAAACTATTAA
- a CDS encoding YraN family protein, whose translation MSLGVQGEEVAANYLKNKGYQVLERNFRCRMGEVDIIACIDRTLVFVEVKTRRSLSYGLPCESVTKTKQLHLRRVAAFYVMKNNIGNISRRIDVVEILYRGEKAYIRHTENAF comes from the coding sequence ATGAGCCTGGGAGTACAGGGAGAAGAAGTTGCTGCAAACTACCTGAAAAATAAGGGGTATCAGGTATTAGAACGAAATTTCAGATGCAGGATGGGAGAAGTAGATATTATTGCATGCATAGACAGAACTTTAGTTTTTGTGGAAGTAAAAACTAGAAGAAGTTTAAGTTATGGATTGCCTTGTGAGTCTGTTACAAAAACAAAGCAGTTACATTTAAGAAGGGTGGCGGCATTTTATGTTATGAAAAATAACATTGGAAATATAAGCAGAAGAATAGATGTGGTGGAAATATTATATCGGGGAGAAAAGGCATATATACGTCATACAGAGAATGCATTTTAA